The window ACGGCATCGCCGAACGCTGACTTCTCGACCGCGATCTGATCGAATGTCTCGGTATCCATGAGGTGGTAGTCGCCGTCCTGACTGTACAGAAACTGCATCGGCCGACGCTCGAGGATCGCCTGTTCCATCTTTTCGCCGGCGCGCCACGTCTTGTCTATGACCGCGCCGTTTCTGACGTTCTTGAGCTTGCTGCGGACGAAGGCGCCGCCCTTGCCGGGCTTCACGTGCTGGAAGTCAACTATGGTGTAGATGTCGTTGTCAACTATGATCGAGAGCCCCGTTCGAAAATTGCTGGTGTCTATCAAAGGATGATTCCTCCCCCCTGGGCCGCTGA is drawn from Armatimonadota bacterium and contains these coding sequences:
- the efp gene encoding elongation factor P, whose translation is MIDTSNFRTGLSIIVDNDIYTIVDFQHVKPGKGGAFVRSKLKNVRNGAVIDKTWRAGEKMEQAILERRPMQFLYSQDGDYHLMDTETFDQIAVEKSAFGDAVKYLKEGQEVSVLSHEGRVIGAELPITVELEITETDPGVRGDTASGGSKPATLETGAVIQVPFFINVGDRVKVDTRTDAYLERAK